CCAGAGTAAAGCAGGTGTACGTATTTCCTTGCCCTAGTGATACCAACGTAAAATAGTCGACGTTGGTTTTCTGTTTGTGTTGGTGTGTTGTCGTATCTAGGGATTCGGCCTTCTTCGAGTCCAGGAATGATAACGGCATCGAACTGATGTCCTTTTGAGCCGTGCAGGGTTGTCAAACATAATTTGTTGAGGTTAGCCCCACATCCTGCAAAGTTTTCAAGGTTGTAGCTTGCTAGTTTTCCCCCAGCTTCAGCGTTTTTTAATAACAAGGAAAATTTTGCTTGTTCGTACGATCTTTTTTCTAATAAAATTTTAGTGATTTCGAGAGTCTTATTTAACTGAGTCAACCAATCTATGAGCGATATCTTCGGTAGTGATAACTCAGCTATGGTTTCATAAAAATTGGTTAATTGTTCATGCCTTAAAGAAGCCTCGAGGCTTGTCGTTTTATACTTCTGCCAATCTTGAAACAGGTCTTTGAATAGGATGCCGCTTTCTGTTGGCCCTTTACAGCTCCACAGTGCAATCCTTTCAAGCCACCTGATAAGTGGGCTTCTGTCATATCTCAAATCTTTTTCGCCAGAGTACTGAATTTCAAATTTGTCTAATTCTGGCTGTATTACCCCAAGGTCGTATTTATCCAGATAGAGTATTGCAATTTCTTTTAATTGAACTCCTTCTTCAATCATCCCAGGTATTATCTGGGTTGCTATGTATTCAGATTGTTCTGACAAGCCACCGGGCTTATCCCAAAAGTACACTTCACCAGGATCGGCGTCGCCTCTGGAGCAAGATTGTATTTCAGCATTTTCTGTAGGCAAAGCGCAACTAGCAGCATTTATAATTTTCTGACCACATCTGTAGTTGAGACTGAGGGAGACTGGCTTGACGAGTTCGTTTGATGAGAAAATATTAAAGTAAGTTGGATCAGCCCCTTGGAAATCATATATGCTTTGATCTGGGTCTCCCACCCCGAAGATTTTTATTTCGGTTTGATTAAGTAAGGTTATAACCAAGTGATGCAATGGGTGGCCAAGATCTTGATATTCATCGATTAAAATCCAAGGAAATTTTGCCTCAAGGCTGCGCCTAACATAGTCGACTTGATCAATTATGTTTAAGGATAATAGTACTTGGTCGTCGAAATCGATGCATCCATGATTTCTTAATTGCCTCTCGTATTCCCTAATGTACATGGCGCATTGAGGGTCTTGATGCCAAGCCGGACTAGACCGATCTAGAATTTTTCGCCTTACGTTTAAGTACTCGTTTTCAACATCCCATGGTAGTCTTGCTGTTGGCAGCTTGTCTTTGGCTTTTGCTCTACAAACTGAAACGATTTCATTTGAAGCGATTGTTAATGGGTGTGGTACTTCTGGCAGGTAGTGTTGACAGAAAGGTGTTAGTATGTGGGTAAGGCAGAAGCTGTGGAGTGTCCCTAAAAAGACATTAGGGCGGGGTCTTAAGCCAAGTTTTTTAAATCTACCTCTGAATTCATTAACTGCTTCATTGCTATACGTTATACATGCTGCACCACGAGGCGCTGAGATGTCTTCATTAAGAAGTTTCATCATTTTTAGAGTAAGAACAGCGGTCTTTCCACTGCCTGGTCCAGCTGTGACAGCACAACTGTTTGTGCAATTGTATGCTTCGAACTGTTCAGCGTTCTTTCGTAGTAGATTCAATTGTTTTTGAAGATAAATCGACATTTTAGTTGGGGGTGACGAGGTCGTCGATTCTATCAATGGCTAAATCAAAATATTCAGGCGAATAGT
The sequence above is drawn from the Desulfovibrio oxyclinae DSM 11498 genome and encodes:
- a CDS encoding ATP-dependent helicase, with protein sequence MSIYLQKQLNLLRKNAEQFEAYNCTNSCAVTAGPGSGKTAVLTLKMMKLLNEDISAPRGAACITYSNEAVNEFRGRFKKLGLRPRPNVFLGTLHSFCLTHILTPFCQHYLPEVPHPLTIASNEIVSVCRAKAKDKLPTARLPWDVENEYLNVRRKILDRSSPAWHQDPQCAMYIREYERQLRNHGCIDFDDQVLLSLNIIDQVDYVRRSLEAKFPWILIDEYQDLGHPLHHLVITLLNQTEIKIFGVGDPDQSIYDFQGADPTYFNIFSSNELVKPVSLSLNYRCGQKIINAASCALPTENAEIQSCSRGDADPGEVYFWDKPGGLSEQSEYIATQIIPGMIEEGVQLKEIAILYLDKYDLGVIQPELDKFEIQYSGEKDLRYDRSPLIRWLERIALWSCKGPTESGILFKDLFQDWQKYKTTSLEASLRHEQLTNFYETIAELSLPKISLIDWLTQLNKTLEITKILLEKRSYEQAKFSLLLKNAEAGGKLASYNLENFAGCGANLNKLCLTTLHGSKGHQFDAVIIPGLEEGRIPRYDNTPTQTENQRRLFYVGITRARKYVHLLYSGWYRTPRSTFKQGPSCFVTELQKLIVE